In the genome of Nitrospirota bacterium, the window CCCGCATCGCGTTTATGAATAAAATGGATAGGGTAGGTGCTGATTTCTTTATGAGTGTAAACAGCATGATTGAGCGTCTTGATGCAAATCCGGTTCCTGTCCAGATGCCTATTGGGGCCGAAGATACCTTCAGGGGCCTGGTCGATCTTGTCAGAATGAGGGCAATATACTATGACGATGAAACGCTTGGGGCAAACTATACAGAGGGTGACATCCCCGAAGAACTGCTCCCGAGTGCGCTCGAGCACAGAGAGAAGATGCTGGAGGCCCTGGCTGATGTAGATGACACTCTTATGGAGAAGTATCTTGGAAAAGAAGACATAAAGGATGATGAGATAACGGCTGTGTTAAGAAAAGGGACATTGGATCTGAAACTGACTCCTGTCCTCTGCGGTTCTGCATTCCGGAACAAGGGAGTGCAGCTGCTGCTCGACGGGATTATTGACTACCTGCCGTCCCCGACAGATATCCCGCCTGTTGTCGGGAAGATTCCCAGGAGCGATTCTGTCATTGTCAGGCATGCAGATGACAGTGAACCCTTCTCTGCCATTGCCTTCAAGGTCATGACTGACCCGTTTGTCGGGCAACTGACCTTTATCAGAGTCTATTCAGGCATGTTAAGCGCAGGTTCATACATATATAATTCGACGAAAGACAACAAGGAAAGAGTCGGCAGGATTCTGAAAATGCATGCAAACAAGCGTGAGGAAGTGAAGGAAGTGTCTGCCGGAGATATCGCTGCAGTAGTAGGACTGAAAAACACGCTTACCGGCGATACGCTCTGTGACGAAAAGAATCCTATTATTCTTGAGTCAATGGAGTTCCCTGAGCCGGTTATGTCGGTCGCGATTGAGCCGAAGACAAAAGCCGACCAGGAAAAGCTTTCACAGTCGCTGGCGAAGCTTGCCCAGGAAGACCCCTCATTCCGGGTCTCGTTCAATGAAGAGACGGGCCAGACCATCATATCCGGCATGGGAGAACTTCACCTCGAGATTATTGTTGACAGGCTTCTCAGGGAGTTCAAGGTCAGCGCAAATGTGGGAAAACCCCAGGTGGCATACAAGGAGACCATCAGGGGAGCGGCAAAGGCAGAGGGCAGATTTGTCAGGCAGTCGGGCGGACGCGGACAATTCGGTCATGTCTATATAGAGATAGAGCCACAGGAAGCTGGCAAGGGATTTGAATTTGAAAACAAAATCGTTGGCGGTGCAATTCCCCGTGAATATGTCCCTGCTGTGGAAAAGGGGCTCAAAGAAGCAGCTGACAGGGGAATTCTCGCGGGCTATCCTGTTGTTGATATTAAGGCCATACTTTATGACGGTTCATATCACGAGGTTGACTCCTCGGAAATGGCATTCAAGATTGCAGGGTCAATGGCTTTTAAAGATGCTGCAAAAAATGCCAGGCCGGTTCTTCTGGAACCCATTATGAGCATTGAGATTGTCACACCTGAAGAATACATGGGTGATGTGATCGGGGATCTTACCGCCCGTCGCGGCAGGATCCAGAATATTGAGAGAAGAGGGAATGTCCAGGTTATTAAAGGACTGTCCCCTTTGGCAGAAATGTTTGGCTATGCGACCG includes:
- the fusA gene encoding elongation factor G; translation: MSRFQLQKTRNIGIMAHIDAGKTTTTERVLYYTGVTYKIGEVHDGTAVMDWMVQEQERGITITSAATTCYWKDCRINIIDTPGHVDFTIEVERSLRVLDGAVAVFDSVAGVEPQSETVWRQANKYGVPRIAFMNKMDRVGADFFMSVNSMIERLDANPVPVQMPIGAEDTFRGLVDLVRMRAIYYDDETLGANYTEGDIPEELLPSALEHREKMLEALADVDDTLMEKYLGKEDIKDDEITAVLRKGTLDLKLTPVLCGSAFRNKGVQLLLDGIIDYLPSPTDIPPVVGKIPRSDSVIVRHADDSEPFSAIAFKVMTDPFVGQLTFIRVYSGMLSAGSYIYNSTKDNKERVGRILKMHANKREEVKEVSAGDIAAVVGLKNTLTGDTLCDEKNPIILESMEFPEPVMSVAIEPKTKADQEKLSQSLAKLAQEDPSFRVSFNEETGQTIISGMGELHLEIIVDRLLREFKVSANVGKPQVAYKETIRGAAKAEGRFVRQSGGRGQFGHVYIEIEPQEAGKGFEFENKIVGGAIPREYVPAVEKGLKEAADRGILAGYPVVDIKAILYDGSYHEVDSSEMAFKIAGSMAFKDAAKNARPVLLEPIMSIEIVTPEEYMGDVIGDLTARRGRIQNIERRGNVQVIKGLSPLAEMFGYATDLRSKSQGRATYTMQFSHYDEVPKGVSEGIIAVVRGE